GCGCGTAGATCGCCTTCTGGGCGGCCACGTGGGCGTCGTCCTCGACCGCCGTCTTGAGCACCCGCTGCACCGGCCACGGCACGATCATGCCGGCGTGCTTGCGGACGTCGACGAGCTGCTTGACGATCGCGGGGTCACCCGCGACGAAGCTCGCACGGTATCCGGCAAGGCTCGACTGCTTGCTCAGGGAGTACACCGACAGCAGCCCGGTGTGATCTCCACCGCACACGCGGTCGTCGAGAATGCTCGGGGCGCTCAGCTGCCCCGCCTCGCCGGCGCCGTCACGCCAGTCGAGCTCGGCGTAGCACTCGTCGCTCGCGACGATGACGCCACGCGCGCGTGCCCAGTCGACGACCTTCTTGAGGTGCTCGACACCGAGAACCTTGCCGTTCGGGTTGCCGGGGCTGTTGATCCACAGCAGCTTCGGCGCCTGCGGCCCGAACTCGGTGAGGCCCCGCATCGGACGTGGCGTCGCGCCCGCGAGGCGAGCGCCGACGTCGTACGTCGGGTAGGCGACCTCGGGAAAGGCGACGACGTCCCCGGCGCCCAGGCCGAGCAGCGTCGGGAGCCACGCGACCAGTTCTTTAGAACCGACCGTGGGCATGACGCCGTCGGGGTCGACGTGGCTCGCGTTGCGGCGGCGTGCGTACCAGGCGGCGATCGCCTCACGCAGATCGGGGGTCCCCCACACCTGCGGGTAACCGTGGGCGTCGGCGTTGGCCGCGAGTGCGTCCTGCAGGATCTGCGGCGTCGGATCGACGGGCGTGCCGACGCTGAGGTCGACGATGCCGTCAGGGTGCTCACTCGCGCGCGCCTTGGCCGCGGCCAGCGAATCCCAGGGGAAGTCAGGAAGGTTGAGCGCCATGCCGCCATTCTCGCACCTGCCACCGACATCCCCACCCTGCCCGAACCCCCGCGCCGCCAGGGCCGCATGCCCATCGGCTAACGGCGTCCACTCCTGCGATCTTCGTCACCATTCGCGATTTCCGTCCACCTCTGCGAATCACCTCCCCCGCTGCGATCTTCGTCCACTGTTGCGATTTTCGTCCACCTTCGCGGTCGACCCACGTGCTGCGCCGACGACGTAAATGTGGACGACAATCGCCAATGTGGACAGGAATCGCCGGAGGGGACGTAGATCGCGAAGGTGGACGGGATTCGCAGATGTAGACGTAGATCACAGATGGGTGCGGGACACGACGAACCCCCGCACGAGCCGTCAGCAGCTCGCGCGGGGGTTCGATTGGCGCGGGGTTCGAAAGGGCAGGATTCTATTGGCGCGAGCGAGGTTCGCGTGCAGGCACGCAAGCGCCCAGCACCTTTGGGGCACAGACGTCGGCCTGCCGGTCCTCGTCAGGCCTCACCGTCAGCCCTGGCCACCAGCCCTGGTCGTCAGTCCTGGTTCTGCGGGGGCAGGACGGCGATGATCGGGTGATCCTTCTTGATGACGCCCATCTTCGCGGCGCCACCGGGCGAGCCGAGGTCGTCGAAGAACTCGACGTTGGCCTTGTAGTAGTCGGCCCACTCCTCGGGCGTGTCGTCCTCGTAGTAGATGGCCTCGACGGGGCACACCGGCTCGCACGCGCCGCAGTCGACGCACTCGTCGGGGTGGATGTAGAGCGAACGCTCACCCTCGTAGATGCAGTCGACGGGGCACTCTTCGATGCAGGCCTTGTCCTTGACATCGACACAGGGCTGGGCGATGACGTACGTCACGGGTAGCTCCTCGGTGGTCGCGTTGCGCCCGCCGGCCGACCCGTGCAGAGGCGAGATGCGGACAGCGAACGTTCTTGGTATCCGAGCGTCACGGTGCGATGTTCGGATGGTTGCCTCCTAGTATGCCGATGTGCGCGACTCCGCCGAAAACAAGCCCACCCTTGCTTCCACCCTGCGAGAGGGCGCACGGGTCATGATTCGCCGGCGGCTGACAGCCGGCGAGATCGCCGCCGCCGCAGGCACGCTCGACGCGAACGCGACCCTGACGGACATCGTCGGCACCGTCCGCTCCGTCGACGTTGGCCATGTCGTCGTCGACACCCGGCGCGGCGAGGTGCGCGTCGCCATCACGCACATCGTGACGGCGAAGGCGCTCGGCCCACGCCCCGGCCGGCGTGGCGCGCCGCATCGCGCGGTCTCCGTCGAGGATCTCGAAGAGCTCATGACGGACGGCTGGCCGCCCCACGAACGTGAGTGGTTCGGACGCTGGATGCTGCGCGCTGCCGGCGGTTACACCGGGCGTGCCAACTCGGCTCTCGTCCTCGGCGAACCCGGCCCGTCGACGGCCGACGCGCTTGCCACCGTTCGACGCTGGTATGACGCTCGAGCGCTGCCGCCCCTGATCCAGGTGCCTCTCTCACCCGGCTTCTCGGCCGACGACGACCCCCTCGTCCAGGAGGCCACCACTCTCGGCTGGGAGGCGCTCCGCCCGGTACGTGTCATGACGGCCGCGAGCGCCGACGTCGCTGCGGCTGCGCGGCGCACGTCGACCAGCTCGAGGCGCACGAACGTCTCCCCCGCCCTCGACGACGCGTGGTGGTCGCTCGCCGATGACCGGGCCCGCACGCACGAGAGTGACGCCCGGCGCGTCCTGGAAGGCTCCGAGAAGCAGGTCTTCCTCGCGCTCACGCCGCCCGTTGACACGGACGGCATCACCTCCGGTGCGGCGGGCGCGCCCTCGGGAGCCGTCGCCCACGCTCGCCTGGCGCTGTCGCCGGGATGGGCCGGAGTGTTCGCCCTCGCCACCCGCCCCGACGTCCGCCGTCAGGGCCTCGCACGACAACTCCTGCGCGCCTGCGCCGACGAAGCGCTGCGCGCCGACGAGGCGTCGATGTACCTGCAGGTCGCCGCCGACAACGCACCGGCCATCGCTCTGTACGAATCGCTCGGCTTCACGACGCACCACAGGTACGTCTACCTCCAGCCGAACTGACCACCGAGGCACCGACCTCCGCGATCATCGCCCGGATTCGCGTCGCGCACGACGCGAATCCGGTCAGAGATCCACGCGCGCAGGCAGGGCGATGCCTCGAGAGACGCCGTTGACCCCCCTGCCCGCACTCAGGGCTCAGACGCCCTGACCACCTTGAGCGTCGTCGAGCAACTGCGCGAGGTGGATACCGCGATGTTCGGTGAGGTCGGCGATCTGGGTGCGGCACGAGAACCCATCGGCGAGCAGCGCAGCGTCGGGCTTGGCGTCCATCGCCGGCAGCAGCTGTTGTTCGGCGACCTTGACGCTCACCTCGTAGTGCCCCTGCTCGACGCCGAAGTTGCCTGCGAGGCCGCAGCATCCGCCGAGTTGCTGCAAGTTGGCGCCGGCGTCGCGCAACAGCGCGGCATCGGGCGACCAGCCCATCACCCCGTGATGGTGGCAGTGCGGCTGCGCGACCACGTCGACACCGGACAGGTCGGGCGCCGTCCACCGGTCGTCACCGGCGAGGAACTCCGCGAGCGTCGACGTCGAGCGCGCCACCAGCGCGGCGTCCTCGTCGCCGGGCAGTAGCTCGGCGGCGTCACCGCGCAGCACGGCCGTGCACGACGGTTCGAGCCCGATGACGGGCACGTGACGACGCACGACGGGCGCGAGGTCACCGATCAACCCGCGCAGTTGCTTCTTCGCCCCGTCGAGCTGGCCCGTGGAGATCCACGTCAGACCGCAGCAGCCGGCGCGTTCGACGACGAACGGTTCCCAGCCTGCGCGCCGCAGCACACGAACCGCGGCCTGACCGACCTCGGGCGAGAAGTGGTCGGTGAACGTGTCGACCATGATGACGACGGCGTTGTCCGGCACCACGCCACGACGGTCGGCGTCCTCGAAGAACCCGACATCGTTCGTGCGGCACCAGTCACGGAACGACTCACGCGCCAACGACGGCACCGAGCGTCGCGGATCGACGCCGGCGAGCTTCTTGAGCACCGGCACCTTGCCCGTCACCGCGAGCGCCAGGTTGAACACGCCGGACGCCTTGTGTCCCAACCGAACCCAGCGCGGAAGCTGCCCCAACGCGTAGTGCGAGCGCGGACGCACGCGCCCCTTGTACGTCTGATGCAACACCTCCGACTTGAACGCGGGCATGTCGATACCCGTCGGGCAGTCCGATGTGCAGCCCTTGCACGACAGGCACAGATCGAGCGCCTCGTGCACCTCCGGCGAGCGCCAACCGTCGTTGACGAAACCGCCGGAGAGCCCGCCCTGCACCATCTCCTGCAGCAGCCGCGCGCGTCCGCGCGTCGAGTCCTTCTCGTCACCGGTCGCCGCGTAGCTCGGGCACATGACGTTCGTCGTCCCGATCGTGCTCGCGCGGCACTTGCCGATGCCGGTGCAGCGGTGGACGGCGCGCGCGAAGTCGCCGCCGTCATGCGCGTACGCGAGTGCGAGGTCCTTCGTCAGTGGCGGTACGTGCGCCATGCGGACGTCGGCCGCCGCCGGCGCGGGATCGACGAGGACGCCCGGGTTGAGCAGGTTCGTCGGGTCGAAGATCTCCTTGACGCCGGCGAACAACGCGAGCGCCTGCGACGAGTACATCGAGCTGAGGTACTCGCTGCGGGCGCGCCCGTCGCCGTGCTCACCGGACATCGACCCGCCGTAGCGCGCCACGAGCTGCGCCGACTCGTCGAGGAATTCGTGCAGCACCTGCGTGCCGCCCGGCGCGCTGAGCGGAAAGTCGATGCGGATGTGCAGGCACCCGTCGCCGAAGTGTCCATACGGCAACCCGGAGAGGTCGTAGGTGTCGAGCAACGCGTCGAAGTCACGCAGGTACGCGCCAAGCTTTTCGGGCGGGACGGCGGCGTCCTCCCAGCCGGGCCACGCGGGCAGGTCCTTCGGCGAGCGCCCCGCAAGGCCGGCGCCGTCCTCACGCACCTTCCACAGCGCACTCGTCTCCGCGGCGTCGAGCACGACGCGCCCGTCGATCGCCCCGCAGCCGACGAGACACGCCTCGGCGCGCGCGAGCACCTCGTCGCGATCGTCGCCGGCGATCTCGACGAGCAGCCACCCCGACCCCTTCGGCAGCGCCGGGACGGCCTGCGCGCCGCGCCGCGCGATGAGGACGTCGACGAGCCGCCGGTCGATGCCCTCGCACGCCGTCGGCGTGAACTGACGCACGAGCGGCGCGGCGTCACCGGCGGCCGGCATGTCGTCGTAGCCGAGGACGACGAGGATGCGGAACGCCGGTTCCGTCACGAGCCCGACAGTGGCCTCCGTCAGCACCCCGAGCGTGCCCTCGGTGCCGGCCATGAAGCGTGTGACGTCGAACCCGCGTTCCGGCAGCAGCGTCTCCATCGCGTAGCCGGAGACCTGACGATCGAAGCGCCCGAACTCCTGCCGGATCGTCGCGAGGTTCGCGCCGACGAGGTCGTCGAGGCGCCCAAGGGAGGGGTGCGCGGCGGTCAGCGCGTCGCGCGACGCCCCGTGATCGAGGCGCACGAGCTCGCCCCCCGCCGTCGCCATCTCGAGCGAGAGCAGGTTGTCGCTCGTCTTGCCATACGCGAACGCCCGCGACCCGCACGCGTTGTTGCCGATCATCCCGCCGATCGTGCATCGCGTGTGCGACGACGGGTCCGGCCCGAAGCGCACCCCGTGCGGCAGTACCGCGCGCTGCAGGCTCTGATGCACCGCGCCGGGTTCGACGACGGCGCGCCGGTTCGCGACGTCGAGGTCGAGCACCTTGTTCATGTGCGTGCTGAAATCCATGACGATGCCGGGCCCGACGGCGTTGCCGGCGCATGACGTGCCCGCGCCGCGTGCGGTGATCGGCACGCCCAGACTGCGCGCGACGGCGAGGGTCTCGAGCACGTCATCGGTGTGGCGCGGACGCACGATCGCGCGCGGCAGCACGCGGTACAGGCTCGCGTCGCTCGAGTACGCGGCACGCTCGACACCGCTGACGAGGACGTCGGTGACCTCGTGATGACGCAGCTCGTGCGCGATGCGCCCGACGTCGATCGTGGCGGCATGCGCCGTGACGTCGGCGGCGGGCGTGAACGGGATGCTCGGCGTACTCACGCGTTCATTGTGCCGCGCCGCACCTGGGCGCGTCGGGCAGCGTCGTAGATCAAGACAGGCCCCGGGTTCGTACGGCACAGTGGCGTCATGACGACCGCGACGCACGAAGCTACTGTCGAACAGACCTCCCTGACCACCGATGACGGCCTGACGCTCGCCGCGACGTGGCACCGACTCGCCGTCTCGTCGGCTGACGAATCGTCGGCTGGCGACTCGTCTGACGAAGGCATGCCAACCGGCCGCGCGCCGAAGCGTCCCGTCGTCATCGCGGTGCACGGCTACCCTGACGACCAGCGGGTCTGGGACGCGATGATCCCCCACCTCATCCCGCGCGCCGACGTCCTCACCTACGACACCCGCGGGTCGGGCCGTTCCGACGCGCCGCCGTCACACGACGGCTACGCACTCGACAAGTTGCGCCGCGACGTCGATCGGGCCGTCACCGCAGCCGCCGAGAACGGGCATGAGGTCCATCTGCTCGCCCACGACTGGGGTTCGATCCAGGCCTGGCAGGCCGTGACGGACGACGGCGCGGCCTCCTGCGTCAGCAGCTTCACGACGATCTCGGGCCCATGTCTCGATCATGCGTCGCGCTGGATGCACGCGATGGCCCGTGGTTCGACCCACGATCGTCTGCTCCTCGCGCAGCAGGCCGCGTCGTCGACGTACATCGCGTTCTTCCAGACCCCGCTGCTTCCGGAACTCGTCATCCGCAGCGGCGCGTTCGGCCGGCTGTTGCAGCGCGGCGACGGTGCCGAGCGCGAGCGCCGCGACATGCTCGATGGCCTCGAGCTGTACCGCGCCAACATGGGGCTGCGCCGGCACGGCTCCAGCGCGGACGCGACCTCCGGGCCACGTCGCACCGACGTGCCGACTCAGATCGTCGTGCCGACGAAGGACCGCTACGTCCGCGAACCCATCGCCACGTACGGCGCGGCCTACGCCGCGACGTCCCGCGTGCGGCGTCTCGACGCCGGGCACTGGGCCGTGCGCTCGCACGCCGGCGACGTCGCCGACCTGGTCATCGAGCACGCGGGCCTGTAAGACCGGCGCGCCGACATCACGACGAGCCGACGCAGGTGATGATGTCGTCGGGTTGGTACTTCGTGTGGATCTTGTCGGTGCGCACCACGTTCGAGCCCTTCTTGAGGGTGCGCCACACGTCGACCTGGAAGCCTGGCGTGCCGTTTCCGACGGAGTTCTCGCACCCCTTGACGTCCTTCACGGTGCGTTGCTTCGGCTGCACCACGTCGGTCTTCGGCCCCGTCTTCGTCGACACGTCGTACTGGCGTGTGCCGTAGAAGTCCATGACGACCTTGTTGCCGCTCGTGCCCGCCTTGATGAGGATGAGGTGGCCGGTGTCGTTCGTCCACGTGTTGTCGACGCCGGGGTTCCACAGGGTTGCCTCACGACCCATCGGGTAGCGATCGATGTAGACGTCGTGCGGGGTGTGCTCGTCGAGCTGCACGCCCGCGAAGAACGCCGTGTTGTAGAGCACCGTCGAGACCTGGGAGACGCCGCCGCCCATGCCGTCGACGTGGATGCCGCCCTGCAGCGTGCCCGCCTCGACGTAGCCCTTCTCCTTCGTCAACGAGTACCCCAGGGCACGCAACAGTGAGAACTGCTCACCGGGTCTGACCACCATCCCGTTGAGCGTCGCGAGCGCCGTCTCGATGTTGTGGGTGCGCGCGGCGTTCTCGGCGCCGCCGGGCAACTTGGACTCGAAGTGCGCCATCGACGTGGTGGGCAGCGACGAGACGTCGATGTCCTTCTCGGTCACCTGCGGCTGCATCGGCTTCATGGGCAGGTTCGCGACGTGGTTGCCCGTCAGTGCTGCCGCGACGACCGACTGCACCTTCGAGGCGTCGATCTGCTGGCCGGCCTTGCCCGGCTGCACGCTCGGCTTCCCGTCCTTCCACACGACCTTCGCGTCCGTCGCGATGTCGTTCTGCATGTCGGTGCTGCGCTCGAGGACGTGGGCGAGCAGTGCGTCCGCGTCGACCTTGATGGAGGGCTGTCCGTGCGCGTCCGTGTCGGAGGAGATGACCTCGGAGACATCGGAGGGTTTCATCGTCACGGTCTCGCCATTGGCCTTGACCTGCAGCGGCTCGGACATCGCCTTCTTCGCATCGCCCGCCGCGAACGCGGTGACGGCGTCCTGCGTCGCGTCGGCCTGCTTGTCGACGAGCTTCGTGGTGTAGGCCGTGGTGCCCGGCCAGTGCTCGGCGACGTCCTTCGCGACCGCCTTCTCGTCGACGCTCTTGCCCGGCGCGCCCTTGACGACGACGACCTCACCGTTGATGAACTTCACCTTGCCCTGCGTGGGCGCGCCCTTGATCGAGGTGCCCGCCGAGCTTTTGACGAGACGCGCCAGCGCCGCTTCGTCGACCGTGTACCGCGGCGTGACGGCGCCGCCGTCACCGCTGATGTGATGGATGAGGCGGGTAGGCGACAGGCTGAACCCGGTGACGCCGTCGAGCGTGCGCGCCACGTCCGGCTTCCATGCGCTGGACGGCTCGAACGCGAACTTCTGCCCGTCGGCCGTGACGGTGGCCTGCTGCTGCGCCCCCGGGCCCGGCAGGCCGGAGACCTGACGCGAGGCCTGTTCCATCGTCATCCCGCCGATGCTGCGGCCTGCGACGGTGGTACCGCCCGCGATCGTGTCCTTGTAGTGGTAGCAGGCCCCGACGTAGCCGATCGCCGCCACGGCGAGTACACCGGCGCCCCCGAACCAGGCCAGATGCCTGCGCCGACGCGTGCCGTCCGGCTGCGTCGCCTGCACCTGCTCGTCGTCCGCCACGGTGACCTCCTGCATGTCTCGAACCCGCGAAAACCCCGCGCCACGGGTCGCACCATTGCACCACGAACGGCGGCGTCCGACGATCTGGGCACGAGCGACGCGTCAGCGCAACCGGCCGAATGCGCCCCGGTAATACGTGAGGGCGTCCTCGGGAGCGTCGCCGACGGCGAGCGTCAGCACCTCACCGACGACGATCGTGTGGTCGCCCGCGTCGAGGGTCGAGACCGTGCGGCACTCGAACTCCGCGAGGGCGTCGTCGACGAGGGCGAGGCCCGTCGCGTCACCGCGGTGGTGCGGCACGCGGTCGAGCTGGCCGTGC
This region of Dermacoccus nishinomiyaensis genomic DNA includes:
- the dapC gene encoding succinyldiaminopimelate transaminase; translated protein: MALNLPDFPWDSLAAAKARASEHPDGIVDLSVGTPVDPTPQILQDALAANADAHGYPQVWGTPDLREAIAAWYARRRNASHVDPDGVMPTVGSKELVAWLPTLLGLGAGDVVAFPEVAYPTYDVGARLAGATPRPMRGLTEFGPQAPKLLWINSPGNPNGKVLGVEHLKKVVDWARARGVIVASDECYAELDWRDGAGEAGQLSAPSILDDRVCGGDHTGLLSVYSLSKQSSLAGYRASFVAGDPAIVKQLVDVRKHAGMIVPWPVQRVLKTAVEDDAHVAAQKAIYARRRAALKPALEAAGWRIDDSEAGLYLWATQGRPCRESIDALAELGILAAPGDFYGVAGEQHVRIALTATDERVDAAVRRLTAG
- the fdxA gene encoding ferredoxin; protein product: MTYVIAQPCVDVKDKACIEECPVDCIYEGERSLYIHPDECVDCGACEPVCPVEAIYYEDDTPEEWADYYKANVEFFDDLGSPGGAAKMGVIKKDHPIIAVLPPQNQD
- a CDS encoding GNAT family N-acetyltransferase — encoded protein: MIRRRLTAGEIAAAAGTLDANATLTDIVGTVRSVDVGHVVVDTRRGEVRVAITHIVTAKALGPRPGRRGAPHRAVSVEDLEELMTDGWPPHEREWFGRWMLRAAGGYTGRANSALVLGEPGPSTADALATVRRWYDARALPPLIQVPLSPGFSADDDPLVQEATTLGWEALRPVRVMTAASADVAAAARRTSTSSRRTNVSPALDDAWWSLADDRARTHESDARRVLEGSEKQVFLALTPPVDTDGITSGAAGAPSGAVAHARLALSPGWAGVFALATRPDVRRQGLARQLLRACADEALRADEASMYLQVAADNAPAIALYESLGFTTHHRYVYLQPN
- a CDS encoding FAD-binding and (Fe-S)-binding domain-containing protein, which produces MSTPSIPFTPAADVTAHAATIDVGRIAHELRHHEVTDVLVSGVERAAYSSDASLYRVLPRAIVRPRHTDDVLETLAVARSLGVPITARGAGTSCAGNAVGPGIVMDFSTHMNKVLDLDVANRRAVVEPGAVHQSLQRAVLPHGVRFGPDPSSHTRCTIGGMIGNNACGSRAFAYGKTSDNLLSLEMATAGGELVRLDHGASRDALTAAHPSLGRLDDLVGANLATIRQEFGRFDRQVSGYAMETLLPERGFDVTRFMAGTEGTLGVLTEATVGLVTEPAFRILVVLGYDDMPAAGDAAPLVRQFTPTACEGIDRRLVDVLIARRGAQAVPALPKGSGWLLVEIAGDDRDEVLARAEACLVGCGAIDGRVVLDAAETSALWKVREDGAGLAGRSPKDLPAWPGWEDAAVPPEKLGAYLRDFDALLDTYDLSGLPYGHFGDGCLHIRIDFPLSAPGGTQVLHEFLDESAQLVARYGGSMSGEHGDGRARSEYLSSMYSSQALALFAGVKEIFDPTNLLNPGVLVDPAPAAADVRMAHVPPLTKDLALAYAHDGGDFARAVHRCTGIGKCRASTIGTTNVMCPSYAATGDEKDSTRGRARLLQEMVQGGLSGGFVNDGWRSPEVHEALDLCLSCKGCTSDCPTGIDMPAFKSEVLHQTYKGRVRPRSHYALGQLPRWVRLGHKASGVFNLALAVTGKVPVLKKLAGVDPRRSVPSLARESFRDWCRTNDVGFFEDADRRGVVPDNAVVIMVDTFTDHFSPEVGQAAVRVLRRAGWEPFVVERAGCCGLTWISTGQLDGAKKQLRGLIGDLAPVVRRHVPVIGLEPSCTAVLRGDAAELLPGDEDAALVARSTSTLAEFLAGDDRWTAPDLSGVDVVAQPHCHHHGVMGWSPDAALLRDAGANLQQLGGCCGLAGNFGVEQGHYEVSVKVAEQQLLPAMDAKPDAALLADGFSCRTQIADLTEHRGIHLAQLLDDAQGGQGV
- a CDS encoding alpha/beta fold hydrolase, with amino-acid sequence MTTATHEATVEQTSLTTDDGLTLAATWHRLAVSSADESSAGDSSDEGMPTGRAPKRPVVIAVHGYPDDQRVWDAMIPHLIPRADVLTYDTRGSGRSDAPPSHDGYALDKLRRDVDRAVTAAAENGHEVHLLAHDWGSIQAWQAVTDDGAASCVSSFTTISGPCLDHASRWMHAMARGSTHDRLLLAQQAASSTYIAFFQTPLLPELVIRSGAFGRLLQRGDGAERERRDMLDGLELYRANMGLRRHGSSADATSGPRRTDVPTQIVVPTKDRYVREPIATYGAAYAATSRVRRLDAGHWAVRSHAGDVADLVIEHAGL
- a CDS encoding VanW family protein; its protein translation is MQEVTVADDEQVQATQPDGTRRRRHLAWFGGAGVLAVAAIGYVGACYHYKDTIAGGTTVAGRSIGGMTMEQASRQVSGLPGPGAQQQATVTADGQKFAFEPSSAWKPDVARTLDGVTGFSLSPTRLIHHISGDGGAVTPRYTVDEAALARLVKSSAGTSIKGAPTQGKVKFINGEVVVVKGAPGKSVDEKAVAKDVAEHWPGTTAYTTKLVDKQADATQDAVTAFAAGDAKKAMSEPLQVKANGETVTMKPSDVSEVISSDTDAHGQPSIKVDADALLAHVLERSTDMQNDIATDAKVVWKDGKPSVQPGKAGQQIDASKVQSVVAAALTGNHVANLPMKPMQPQVTEKDIDVSSLPTTSMAHFESKLPGGAENAARTHNIETALATLNGMVVRPGEQFSLLRALGYSLTKEKGYVEAGTLQGGIHVDGMGGGVSQVSTVLYNTAFFAGVQLDEHTPHDVYIDRYPMGREATLWNPGVDNTWTNDTGHLILIKAGTSGNKVVMDFYGTRQYDVSTKTGPKTDVVQPKQRTVKDVKGCENSVGNGTPGFQVDVWRTLKKGSNVVRTDKIHTKYQPDDIITCVGSS